One Candidatus Paceibacterota bacterium genomic window carries:
- the raiA gene encoding ribosome-associated translation inhibitor RaiA — MKINLQGKGIELTESIKDYVLKRVTNLEKLLSGIEAGKGEAMVNFEVVKTTNHHKTGEIFHASCAIKVDGKKFYSESDNEDLYSAVDEVKETLFNEISKNKDRKQTLYKRGATSVKKMFKGLSKRNPFTSKY, encoded by the coding sequence ATGAAGATAAATTTACAAGGAAAAGGTATTGAGCTGACGGAGTCCATTAAAGACTATGTATTAAAAAGAGTTACCAATTTAGAGAAATTGCTCTCTGGTATTGAAGCAGGGAAGGGAGAAGCGATGGTAAATTTTGAAGTGGTAAAGACTACTAATCATCATAAGACAGGTGAGATTTTTCATGCTAGTTGTGCGATAAAGGTAGATGGAAAAAAGTTTTATAGTGAAAGTGATAATGAAGATTTATATAGTGCAGTGGATGAGGTGAAAGAAACTCTCTTTAACGAAATAAGTAAAAACAAAGACAGAAAACAAACTCTCTATAAACGTGGAGCCACCAGCGTGAAAAAAATGTTCAAAGGTCTTTCTAAAAGAAACCCTTTTACTTCAAAGTATTAG
- the fmt gene encoding methionyl-tRNA formyltransferase, producing the protein MQNKNLKFVFFGTPDLAVYVLEELAEDGYFPSLVVTAPDLKIGRGHHFEAPPVKKWAEAHGIPTLQPKVIDENFLSGVGHPTGLMEYDVFVLTAYGKILPQKILNMPKHGILNVHPSMLPRLRGPSPVRSSILNNERDIGATVIILDEKMDHGPIVAQKNVEIDDKDWPPLLPILEEKLFREGGKLLVKVLEDYIKEKITPKPQDESKATYCEKIKKEDGLVDLLNDSPKEIYTKYCALYGWPGIYFIKNGKRIKITEAKLENKKLVIKKIIPENGKEIDYVN; encoded by the coding sequence ATGCAAAACAAAAACTTAAAATTTGTATTCTTTGGAACACCAGACTTGGCTGTGTATGTATTAGAAGAACTTGCAGAAGATGGATATTTCCCTTCTCTTGTGGTAACTGCCCCAGACTTAAAAATCGGACGAGGTCACCATTTTGAAGCTCCGCCAGTAAAAAAATGGGCAGAGGCTCATGGGATACCGACACTCCAGCCTAAAGTTATTGATGAAAACTTCCTGTCGGGTGTTGGACACCCGACAGGGCTTATGGAATATGATGTTTTTGTCTTAACTGCTTATGGAAAAATTCTGCCCCAAAAAATCCTAAACATGCCGAAGCATGGAATTTTAAATGTACATCCCTCAATGTTGCCTCGATTGCGCGGACCTTCCCCTGTAAGATCATCGATACTCAACAATGAAAGAGATATTGGAGCAACAGTAATAATTTTAGATGAGAAAATGGATCATGGACCGATCGTGGCGCAAAAAAATGTCGAAATAGATGACAAGGATTGGCCTCCTCTTTTGCCTATTTTAGAAGAAAAACTTTTTCGAGAAGGCGGAAAATTATTAGTAAAAGTACTGGAGGATTATATAAAAGAAAAAATAACTCCAAAACCTCAAGATGAATCTAAAGCAACCTATTGTGAAAAAATCAAAAAAGAAGATGGTTTGGTGGATTTGTTAAATGATTCGCCAAAAGAAATTTACACTAAATATTGCGCGCTTTACGGCTGGCCGGGTATATATTTCATAAAAAATGGCAAAAGAATAAAAATAACCGAAGCTAAATTAGAAAATAAAAAATTAGTGATAAAAAAAATAATACCAGAAAATGGAAAAGAAATAGATTATGTAAATTAA
- a CDS encoding tyrosine-type recombinase/integrase → MKVYLKKLEDELKLRNYSPKTIKSYVGCVAEYLRTKQNNFDSVDVDFIKRYLLSKIDKKMSSQTINQSLQAINFFCWNVLKFHNKIDIKFAKTPSKLPIVLSRNEIEKIIDSISNEKHQLLISLSYASGFRVSETTNLKIKDLNLAELTIHIKGAKGNKDRITIFPKKLSKKIEKSITGRNLNDYVFASERGGKLTERTAQKIFENALKKCNINKEATFHSLRHSFATHLLENGVDVRYVQELLGHANIRTTQLYTKVTNPAIKNIKSPFDSL, encoded by the coding sequence ATGAAAGTATATTTAAAAAAACTAGAAGACGAGCTAAAACTCAGAAATTATAGTCCTAAAACTATTAAAAGTTACGTGGGCTGTGTAGCTGAATATTTGCGTACTAAGCAAAACAATTTTGATTCGGTAGATGTTGATTTTATTAAGCGATATTTATTGTCAAAAATTGATAAAAAAATGTCTTCGCAAACCATCAATCAAAGCTTACAAGCTATTAATTTTTTCTGTTGGAATGTACTAAAGTTTCATAATAAAATTGACATTAAATTTGCAAAAACACCGAGTAAATTGCCAATCGTATTGTCAAGAAATGAAATTGAAAAAATTATTGATTCAATAAGTAATGAAAAACATCAACTATTAATTTCTCTATCATATGCTTCCGGATTCAGGGTCAGTGAAACAACAAATTTAAAAATTAAAGACTTAAATTTAGCAGAATTAACTATTCATATCAAAGGGGCAAAAGGCAACAAAGATAGAATTACTATTTTCCCGAAAAAACTAAGTAAAAAAATTGAAAAATCAATAACTGGAAGAAATTTAAATGACTATGTTTTTGCTAGTGAACGTGGCGGCAAATTAACAGAAAGAACCGCACAAAAGATTTTTGAAAACGCTTTAAAAAAATGCAATATTAATAAAGAAGCTACTTTTCACTCACTTCGTCATAGTTTTGCCACTCACCTTTTGGAAAATGGTGTGGACGTGCGTTATGTGCAAGAGCTTTTAGGCCACGCCAATATCAGAACCACACAATTATACACAAAAGTAACCAATCCTGCGATAAAAAATATTAAAAGCCCATTTGATAGCTTATAA
- a CDS encoding DUF4116 domain-containing protein: MDQMDGTGSLSSELTVEQLVRGVLTLEQGQAKKVFKTLQDGLENLVAQNLIPTSVAKQFRQLRAKILKEGEKKMIFDRLNFDGCEAEYEDKNRDFFGTLFGVNEISYERRSCDGDTYYDLLWVNRGTEDENCIPIPVFLQIIGHGEVDGYAAVVDLLKEGGFSTEVDHGSCLPDEIVGDAEAIKKYLLENPGAFCEEHLLPEMADDKEFVLGLIEKRVEALNSHMCFISERLKGDKDVALAAISLATNNYVGITPELQKDSDVIEAMFEHEEGPHWLIAGSKEVLDSLDIMSRAVRQQPDMLNVACPSCDYLKKNTRLMVEAIGASDKPQIILHYYQDLSAEQRRDPEIQKVMEEKRGKFGNREVSVPNPDCWEKGISQFMCIQKTLKHALDAVGKS, from the coding sequence ATGGACCAAATGGACGGCACCGGGAGTTTGTCCTCGGAGCTAACGGTTGAGCAGTTGGTGCGAGGAGTCCTGACCCTTGAGCAAGGCCAGGCCAAAAAAGTTTTCAAGACGCTTCAAGACGGGCTTGAGAATCTTGTCGCTCAAAACCTCATCCCGACTTCTGTCGCGAAGCAATTCCGGCAGTTGCGGGCAAAAATTCTGAAAGAAGGAGAAAAGAAAATGATATTTGACAGATTGAATTTTGACGGCTGTGAGGCGGAGTACGAAGATAAGAACAGAGATTTCTTCGGTACTCTTTTTGGTGTCAATGAGATTTCCTACGAACGGAGATCGTGTGATGGAGATACCTACTATGATCTCCTCTGGGTCAATCGTGGCACCGAGGACGAAAACTGCATCCCTATCCCGGTTTTTCTCCAGATCATCGGCCATGGTGAAGTCGATGGTTACGCCGCGGTTGTGGACCTTCTGAAAGAGGGAGGTTTCTCGACTGAGGTAGATCACGGCAGTTGTCTTCCTGATGAAATTGTCGGGGATGCCGAGGCGATAAAAAAGTACCTCCTTGAGAATCCAGGGGCATTTTGCGAAGAGCATCTGCTGCCTGAAATGGCGGATGACAAGGAGTTTGTTCTCGGGCTGATCGAGAAGAGAGTTGAAGCCTTGAATTCTCACATGTGCTTTATCTCCGAACGGTTGAAAGGCGACAAGGATGTTGCCCTTGCGGCGATCAGCTTGGCAACCAACAATTACGTCGGAATTACTCCTGAACTGCAGAAGGATTCTGATGTGATTGAGGCGATGTTCGAGCATGAAGAGGGCCCACATTGGCTTATTGCTGGGTCAAAGGAAGTGCTTGACAGCCTTGACATTATGTCAAGGGCGGTCAGACAGCAGCCCGACATGCTCAACGTTGCATGTCCCTCGTGCGATTACCTCAAAAAAAACACCAGATTAATGGTGGAGGCGATCGGAGCGAGCGACAAACCTCAAATCATCCTTCATTACTATCAAGACCTCTCTGCTGAGCAGAGAAGGGATCCCGAGATTCAAAAAGTAATGGAGGAAAAAAGAGGCAAATTCGGAAATAGGGAAGTTTCGGTCCCTAACCCAGATTGCTGGGAAAAAGGGATTAGCCAATTTATGTGCATCCAAAAAACGTTGAAACACGCGTTGGATGCAGTCGGCAAATCCTAA